One genomic window of Malaciobacter molluscorum LMG 25693 includes the following:
- a CDS encoding IS1595 family transposase, whose protein sequence is MAQHFLLSAKARELSMVKIMMMSDMEAFEMFKNVRWSSTNGEPVCPCCGSLEKHYFLKTRFQYRCKECFHTFSVTSGTIFASHKKPLQIYLLAIVLFTNAVKSISALQLSRDLDVQYKTAWVLSHKIRESLMDYNSDEKFEGTCEMDGVYVNHYVRPKNQLDKRVDRRKVHKPNKRVIISLRQRADEKSEFVGAVKTKTFVLKSENSKEVREIAYKHIKSGSSIHTDESNAYDDLTAHYDMNRVNHQIEYSGIYGENNNQSESYNARFRRMQYGQCHKIGNLYLSNYANEIAYREDTRRMNNKAIFDDILSKCLSSLVSNEFCGYWQGNKRVAERLGA, encoded by the coding sequence ATGGCACAACATTTTCTACTATCAGCAAAAGCAAGAGAGTTATCAATGGTAAAAATTATGATGATGTCAGATATGGAAGCCTTTGAAATGTTTAAAAATGTTAGATGGAGTTCAACAAATGGTGAACCAGTTTGTCCTTGTTGTGGAAGCTTAGAAAAACATTACTTTTTAAAAACAAGATTTCAATACCGATGTAAAGAGTGTTTTCATACTTTTAGTGTAACAAGTGGAACTATCTTTGCTAGTCATAAAAAACCTTTACAAATTTACCTTTTAGCAATTGTTTTATTTACTAATGCTGTAAAAAGTATTAGTGCCTTACAGTTATCAAGAGATTTAGATGTTCAATATAAAACAGCTTGGGTTTTATCTCATAAAATTAGAGAATCTTTAATGGATTATAATAGTGATGAAAAGTTTGAGGGAACTTGTGAAATGGATGGTGTTTATGTTAATCATTATGTTAGACCTAAAAATCAATTAGATAAAAGAGTTGATAGAAGAAAAGTTCATAAACCAAATAAAAGAGTTATTATTTCTTTAAGACAAAGAGCAGATGAAAAAAGTGAATTTGTTGGAGCAGTTAAAACTAAAACTTTTGTTTTAAAATCTGAAAACTCAAAAGAAGTTAGAGAAATTGCCTATAAACATATAAAATCAGGTTCAAGTATCCATACTGATGAATCAAATGCTTATGATGATTTAACAGCTCATTATGATATGAACAGAGTTAACCATCAAATTGAATATTCAGGTATCTATGGAGAGAACAATAACCAAAGTGAATCTTATAATGCAAGATTTAGAAGAATGCAATATGGTCAATGTCATAAAATTGGAAATTTATATTTATCTAATTATGCCAATGAAATTGCATATAGAGAAGATACAAGAAGAATGAATAATAAAGCTATCTTTGATGATATTTTATCTAAATGTTTAAGTTCTTTAGTATCTAATGAGTTTTGTGGGTACTGGCAAGGAAATAAAAGAGTTGCTGAAAGATTAGGAGCTTAA
- a CDS encoding DNA adenine methylase — protein MVATIKTKENRLSPILKWAGGKEQELKYIHPCLPKKINNYYEPFIGGGAVYFSLNANEMFINDKSHELINLYNAISTQDDKFFNVVNEMIHNWELLQNIIINNDKDFIQKYKQFSENEIDDDKVKNWVTSFVLKHHDEFNGMFDTNFNVNIENFLKEIRKNINNKMKRMKKIELEKGKLPDNDILDNMESALKSAFYMHFRYLYNNIEKYNIEHSFAVAIFFFIRNFAYSGMFRYNKSGGFNVPYGGIGYNRKNLSKKVDYLKTEELVEHLNKTTIDNLDFEDFFKKNKPKKDDFIFLDPPYDSEFSTYAQNEFTRNDQSRLANYLINDCKANWMMVIKNTDFIYELYNKEGIYMTSFDKKYLVSFQNRNDKNVEHLLITNYKIN, from the coding sequence ATGGTAGCAACAATAAAAACAAAAGAGAATAGATTGTCTCCCATTCTAAAATGGGCGGGTGGTAAAGAACAAGAACTTAAATATATACATCCATGCTTACCTAAAAAGATAAATAATTATTATGAGCCTTTTATTGGTGGGGGAGCGGTATATTTTTCACTTAATGCTAATGAAATGTTTATTAATGACAAATCACATGAATTAATTAATTTATACAATGCTATATCTACTCAAGATGATAAATTTTTTAATGTTGTTAATGAAATGATACATAATTGGGAACTATTACAAAATATAATTATTAATAATGATAAAGATTTTATACAAAAATATAAACAGTTTTCTGAAAATGAAATTGATGATGATAAAGTTAAAAACTGGGTGACTTCATTTGTTTTAAAACATCATGATGAATTCAATGGAATGTTTGATACAAATTTTAATGTTAATATAGAAAATTTTTTGAAAGAAATAAGAAAAAATATTAATAATAAAATGAAAAGAATGAAAAAAATTGAACTTGAAAAAGGTAAACTTCCTGATAATGATATATTAGACAATATGGAAAGTGCTTTAAAAAGTGCTTTTTATATGCACTTTAGATATTTATATAATAATATTGAAAAATATAATATAGAACATAGTTTTGCAGTTGCAATATTTTTCTTTATTAGAAATTTTGCGTATAGTGGTATGTTTAGATATAACAAAAGTGGTGGTTTTAATGTTCCTTATGGTGGTATAGGCTATAACAGAAAAAACTTATCAAAAAAAGTAGATTATTTAAAAACAGAAGAATTAGTAGAGCATTTAAATAAAACTACAATTGATAATTTAGATTTTGAAGATTTTTTCAAAAAAAATAAACCAAAAAAAGATGACTTCATTTTTTTAGACCCACCATATGATAGTGAATTTAGTACTTATGCTCAAAATGAATTTACTAGAAATGACCAATCAAGGTTAGCAAACTACTTAATAAACGATTGTAAAGCTAATTGGATGATGGTTATTAAAAATACTGATTTTATTTACGAGCTATACAATAAAGAAGGAATTTATATGACTTCTTTTGATAAAAAATATTTAGTTAGTTTTCAAAATAGAAATGATAAAAATGTTGAACATTTATTAATAACAAATTATAAAATAAATTAA
- a CDS encoding DUF6471 domain-containing protein, which translates to MENIDDLPKRLIKSELQRRGLKVKDLVERLKPYGEDLTELSFNNKMSRGGFNAVFFLKCMKALGVKNLNLEI; encoded by the coding sequence TTGGAAAACATTGACGATTTACCTAAAAGACTTATTAAATCAGAACTTCAAAGAAGAGGTTTAAAAGTTAAAGATTTAGTTGAAAGATTAAAGCCTTATGGGGAAGATTTAACCGAACTATCATTTAATAATAAAATGAGTAGAGGTGGTTTTAATGCAGTGTTTTTTCTAAAATGTATGAAAGCACTTGGGGTTAAAAATCTAAATTTGGAAATATGA
- a CDS encoding HNH endonuclease — translation MTRILEEDLQLPSLYLINLKNGAITTTELSKLLRNLLNPKGEDLDILDNRTDDKFSQIVRNLTGTERPFVKNGFIYRESGRNKPLFITDKGKQFLKDNYEFVQYLFTNDFNFNDMIESFKSMNLPDNKNKKIKFLDENITIAEGQNKIIETKSYKRSNKLRNMAIEYYTKDGRIKCKACCFDFEDFYGDFGKGFIEIHHQKPVFMFDENELEKTIEEALDNVIPVCPNCHRMIHKRRTNYLSFEELKNYINTDLSFCSEQ, via the coding sequence ATGACAAGAATATTAGAAGAAGACTTACAGCTTCCTTCACTTTACTTAATAAATTTAAAAAATGGTGCAATTACAACAACAGAACTATCAAAACTACTTCGTAATCTTTTAAATCCAAAAGGTGAGGACTTAGATATATTAGATAACCGAACAGATGATAAATTTTCTCAAATTGTAAGAAATTTAACTGGTACTGAAAGACCATTTGTTAAAAATGGATTTATTTATAGAGAAAGTGGACGAAATAAACCTTTGTTTATTACAGATAAAGGTAAACAATTTTTGAAAGATAATTATGAATTTGTGCAATATCTATTTACAAATGACTTTAATTTTAATGATATGATTGAAAGTTTTAAAAGTATGAATTTGCCTGATAATAAAAATAAAAAAATTAAATTTCTAGATGAAAATATTACTATTGCGGAGGGGCAAAATAAAATTATTGAAACAAAATCTTATAAACGTTCAAATAAGTTAAGAAATATGGCAATTGAATATTATACTAAAGATGGAAGAATAAAATGTAAAGCTTGTTGCTTTGATTTTGAAGATTTTTATGGAGATTTTGGGAAAGGATTTATAGAAATACATCACCAAAAACCAGTTTTCATGTTTGATGAAAATGAATTAGAAAAAACAATTGAAGAAGCACTAGATAATGTTATTCCAGTATGTCCAAATTGTCATAGAATGATACATAAAAGAAGAACAAATTATTTATCATTTGAAGAGTTGAAAAATTACATAAATACAGATTTGAGTTTTTGTAGTGAACAATAA
- a CDS encoding protein NO VEIN domain-containing protein, with the protein MDHFTKSHHDLSIEEKREIYSQFQDFKNTFLEQGVSYFDKTIVLFDNDDVFDDFESRIIKGYDSSSDNNLDKYLHQLNNASSKFRHFFANLIWLYNFPIRNESKLRKTKINEIALFLNTSDFSIIEPKIPSEGILNYGNLYHSKYADINFIYFFVKHYKQTNRSYNDIINNIDINTLTKEISSENLPNRTTLPSIHILNYLFSPDLYEPIGSREDKQKIVTSFMGDYDIDCLDEDLRNIRINNGLKDSDSLFLIAMEFNGKLKKRKKESLPNILKKAFINHTKKSRKIKDINTKDRDKRFNLEKQEKENKCKILNGLRAEELVYQYELKRINKSKLVNLLTRMDKFNNLSNIHKDIDLIIHYSKNIYAKAPFDILSHRNDNILYIEVKSTTSDVIFFSLNEIIFAYENYNNYEVRIVKDDEIYIFELEKDILKSIYQTIDKTPYTIENISLRVNFL; encoded by the coding sequence ATGGATCACTTTACCAAATCTCATCACGATTTAAGTATAGAAGAAAAAAGAGAAATTTACAGTCAATTCCAAGATTTCAAAAATACATTTTTAGAACAAGGTGTTTCATATTTTGATAAAACTATAGTTTTATTTGATAATGATGATGTCTTTGATGATTTTGAAAGTAGAATAATTAAAGGTTATGATAGTTCCTCTGATAATAACTTAGATAAGTATTTACATCAATTAAATAACGCATCTTCTAAATTTAGACATTTTTTTGCTAACTTAATTTGGCTTTATAATTTTCCTATCAGAAATGAATCAAAATTAAGAAAAACAAAAATAAATGAAATTGCATTGTTTTTAAACACTTCAGATTTTAGTATTATTGAACCTAAAATTCCTAGTGAAGGTATACTAAACTATGGAAACCTATACCATTCTAAATATGCCGATATAAACTTTATATACTTTTTTGTTAAACATTATAAACAAACTAATAGAAGCTATAATGATATAATAAATAATATAGATATTAATACATTGACTAAAGAAATATCTTCTGAAAATCTACCCAATAGAACTACCCTCCCTTCTATACATATTTTAAATTATCTCTTTAGCCCTGATTTATATGAACCAATTGGAAGTAGAGAAGATAAACAAAAAATAGTAACATCTTTTATGGGAGATTACGATATTGATTGTTTAGATGAAGATTTAAGAAACATTCGTATAAATAATGGATTAAAGGATTCTGATAGTTTATTTTTAATAGCCATGGAATTTAATGGGAAATTAAAAAAAAGGAAAAAAGAGTCTCTCCCAAATATATTAAAAAAAGCATTTATAAATCATACTAAAAAAAGTAGAAAAATTAAAGATATTAATACTAAAGATAGAGATAAAAGATTTAACTTAGAAAAACAAGAAAAAGAAAATAAGTGTAAAATCCTAAATGGATTAAGAGCAGAAGAACTTGTATACCAATATGAACTGAAAAGAATCAATAAGTCTAAATTAGTTAATTTACTTACCCGAATGGACAAATTTAATAATTTATCTAATATACATAAAGATATAGATTTAATAATTCATTATAGTAAAAATATTTATGCAAAAGCTCCTTTTGATATTCTTAGTCATAGAAATGACAATATTTTGTATATTGAAGTAAAAAGTACAACAAGTGATGTAATTTTCTTTTCTTTAAATGAAATAATATTTGCATATGAAAATTACAATAATTACGAAGTTAGAATAGTAAAAGACGATGAAATTTATATTTTTGAACTTGAAAAAGATATTTTGAAAAGTATTTATCAAACGATAGATAAGACACCCTATACAATTGAAAATATATCTTTAAGAGTAAATTTTCTTTAG
- a CDS encoding ATP-binding protein, whose amino-acid sequence MRFLLSSIIIFLSCYGSLYAENRHILILQSYNKGLVWSDNISKGIEDTLLLQQDHYEITTEYMDTKKINSKEYMNSLYKLFVLKMENQTFDAIIVADNEAVEFVLKYRNELFKNIPLVFCGIDKRDPGLDINIILNKNIPLILESKEIKVNMNFIAKTLPNLEQLYIINDYTGASVLVNHTYRNEGKKLEEKGIKVTLNLNGNLEQIKKDIKNLPKNSAVLFGSLFRDKEGRYIPYYDVNDVLNSSKVPLFSMSDSHFGKGVIGGYLLRGYDLGVESAKQVIRILQTNKKLKYNPIIVPSKWSFDCKAMEKYNINMDKIPKDAIIINLPKTFFEKHKKLVEYAFIIFPFLLISLIFAIINNYQKYKLSQKLKGQSELQEVLLNNIQNSIFWIDNQFKIKGCNNSFCKLLNLKQEEIIGKDICKVFFNLCNLQIKNNLKSLEEIEFTSDEKIFRLTSQMFLNNKGENGGVVSIITNITEKRQLEVNTQFIIQQSKLSEVGEMLSAIVHQWKNPLVELSAIAHKMMYYDKKNKLTSDDIKIFYDNIMTQTIYMSDTIDGFRDFIRPSNMPKAFNVDTGLQEVLTLLSHSLKYSHIELNYENKSKAYCFAYGYPNEFKQVVVSIINNAKDAINSAKKSNTSLKGLIKLSLYKYTDNIELYIEDNGCGIKDEIIKQLFNPFFTTKSKGDGFGLYMAKLIIENKMHGKIKVSQILNGTRVSISIPISESIK is encoded by the coding sequence ATGAGATTTTTATTGAGTTCTATCATAATATTTTTATCGTGTTATGGTTCTTTATATGCAGAAAATAGACATATACTTATATTGCAATCATATAATAAAGGACTAGTTTGGTCTGATAATATATCAAAAGGTATAGAAGACACGTTACTTTTGCAACAAGATCATTATGAAATCACAACAGAATATATGGATACAAAAAAGATAAATTCGAAAGAATATATGAATTCTTTATATAAATTATTTGTTTTAAAAATGGAAAATCAAACTTTCGATGCTATTATTGTAGCTGATAATGAAGCAGTTGAATTTGTATTAAAATATAGAAATGAATTGTTTAAAAATATCCCTTTAGTTTTTTGTGGAATAGATAAAAGAGATCCTGGACTTGATATAAATATTATATTAAATAAAAATATTCCTTTGATATTAGAGAGTAAAGAGATAAAAGTAAATATGAATTTTATTGCAAAAACACTACCTAATTTAGAACAACTATATATTATAAATGATTATACAGGAGCTTCTGTATTAGTAAATCACACTTATAGAAATGAAGGAAAAAAACTTGAAGAAAAGGGAATAAAAGTAACTCTTAATTTAAATGGTAATTTAGAGCAAATAAAAAAAGATATAAAAAATCTTCCTAAAAATAGTGCTGTTTTATTTGGAAGTCTTTTTAGAGATAAAGAAGGTAGATATATTCCATACTATGATGTAAATGATGTGTTAAATTCTTCAAAAGTTCCTTTGTTTTCTATGTCAGACTCACACTTTGGAAAAGGTGTAATTGGTGGCTATTTATTAAGAGGTTATGATTTAGGAGTAGAATCAGCAAAACAAGTAATTAGAATATTACAAACAAATAAAAAGTTAAAATACAATCCAATTATTGTACCGTCAAAATGGTCTTTTGATTGCAAAGCTATGGAAAAATATAATATTAACATGGATAAAATTCCCAAAGATGCAATTATAATAAATCTACCAAAAACTTTTTTTGAAAAACATAAAAAGTTAGTAGAATATGCTTTTATAATATTTCCATTTTTATTAATATCTTTAATTTTTGCAATAATAAATAACTATCAAAAATATAAACTAAGTCAAAAATTAAAAGGACAAAGCGAGTTACAAGAAGTTTTATTAAATAATATACAGAACTCTATATTTTGGATCGATAATCAATTTAAAATAAAAGGGTGTAATAACTCTTTTTGTAAACTTTTGAATTTAAAACAAGAAGAGATTATAGGTAAAGATATTTGTAAAGTTTTTTTTAATTTATGTAATTTACAAATTAAGAATAATCTAAAATCTTTAGAAGAAATAGAGTTTACTTCAGATGAAAAGATATTTAGATTGACAAGCCAAATGTTTTTAAATAACAAAGGTGAAAATGGTGGTGTTGTATCAATCATTACAAATATTACAGAAAAAAGACAACTTGAAGTAAATACACAATTTATAATACAACAATCAAAATTATCAGAAGTGGGAGAGATGTTATCTGCAATTGTACACCAATGGAAAAATCCTTTAGTTGAACTTTCAGCAATTGCACATAAAATGATGTATTATGATAAAAAAAATAAACTTACAAGTGATGATATAAAAATCTTCTATGATAATATAATGACACAAACTATATATATGAGTGATACAATTGATGGATTTAGAGATTTTATTAGACCTTCAAATATGCCAAAAGCCTTTAATGTTGATACTGGATTACAAGAAGTATTAACACTTTTATCTCACTCTTTAAAATATTCTCATATAGAATTAAATTATGAAAATAAATCAAAAGCGTATTGTTTTGCATATGGTTATCCAAATGAGTTTAAACAAGTAGTAGTAAGTATAATAAATAATGCTAAAGATGCTATAAACAGTGCAAAAAAATCAAATACTTCACTAAAAGGCTTGATTAAACTATCACTTTATAAATATACTGATAATATCGAACTATATATAGAAGATAATGGATGTGGAATAAAAGATGAAATAATTAAACAACTATTTAATCCTTTTTTTACTACAAAAAGTAAAGGTGATGGATTTGGCTTATATATGGCAAAATTAATCATAGAAAATAAAATGCATGGAAAAATAAAAGTATCACAAATCTTAAATGGTACAAGAGTATCTATATCAATTCCTATATCAGAGAGTATTAAATAA
- a CDS encoding response regulator transcription factor translates to MKILLLEDNVSLAEIIKEMFEEKGLIVDWFQDGQEALYEIINGYDCFILDINVPSLNGLNLLKEIRSRDKTTPAIIISSNIEFETVKKAYSSGCNDFLKKPFYIYELECKVDLLCNKEEELIFCNDFHFNIKEEILYDENKNSIKLTQKEKRLLNLLCKTPNTAVSLDTIEQYVWEGEIVGISGIRSLIKRVRSKVCKEFIQTENYGYKLITSK, encoded by the coding sequence ATGAAAATCTTATTACTAGAAGATAATGTTAGTCTTGCAGAAATAATAAAAGAAATGTTTGAAGAAAAAGGTTTAATTGTTGATTGGTTTCAAGATGGACAAGAGGCTTTATATGAAATAATAAATGGATATGACTGCTTTATTTTAGATATTAATGTTCCATCACTAAATGGCCTAAATCTTCTAAAAGAGATAAGATCTAGAGATAAAACAACTCCTGCAATTATAATAAGCTCAAATATTGAATTTGAAACAGTAAAAAAAGCTTACAGTAGTGGATGTAATGATTTTTTGAAAAAACCTTTTTATATTTATGAACTTGAATGTAAAGTGGATCTTTTATGTAATAAAGAAGAGGAATTAATCTTTTGCAATGACTTTCATTTTAATATAAAAGAAGAGATACTTTATGATGAAAATAAAAATTCTATAAAATTAACTCAAAAAGAGAAAAGACTTTTAAACTTGCTTTGTAAAACACCAAATACAGCTGTATCTTTAGACACGATAGAGCAATACGTTTGGGAAGGCGAAATTGTTGGAATTTCAGGAATAAGATCTTTAATTAAAAGAGTTCGTTCAAAAGTTTGTAAAGAATTTATTCAAACAGAAAACTATGGATATAAACTAATAACTAGTAAATAA
- a CDS encoding DUF2326 domain-containing protein translates to MKLIQLSSNDKRFKPLVFHSGLNIIVGQKILKDDKKKTSNGIGKSLSLICIDFMLGKGNQSKEVKKLKEIMKQENITLSLIFEHRGDTYHIQRTHESSYINEVRCENEKDYKDFLNSLLVDTDYSFREIFTRFFRTDKTSYTDAIKQVFSEESYKNNLINAYLLGLDLDYLKTKKKLKVKSDRLKVLIKELKEIQKNIDKEKEIEYEEKLKRIEKDLDSFEIAEDFNQLKEEADILTSEIQKIRNQTAFFNREIRNKQNIININKQTEIDISKIEYMYKEAEFFLSKDVLAHINSVKDFHETLFKNRRNKAIKDIESLNKKIEETKSKEKNLDIRRSEIFKYLENKGALEEYHSLNKEKDSVVSYLNEIQRNQKALTAFKKEQADIKIEIDQFKRDLIELEDNIKERIEFLKKSFREISEEHYDDKPGYLDIEVNNNFITERLYNIVPVITGDSSDGINEMKIFIYDMLIYKLNPTLIGLIGHDNRLFDMVDERQIAKAFNYVSNNLSQYVCSISDTKIDEVKKHINLDWDEVVIRNLNEKDKLFGFDFEE, encoded by the coding sequence ATGAAATTAATTCAATTGTCTAGTAATGATAAAAGATTTAAACCTTTAGTATTTCATTCTGGTCTTAATATTATTGTAGGTCAGAAGATTTTAAAAGATGATAAGAAGAAAACATCTAATGGAATTGGTAAAAGTTTATCTTTAATTTGCATTGATTTTATGTTAGGGAAAGGGAATCAAAGTAAAGAAGTTAAAAAACTTAAAGAGATAATGAAACAAGAAAATATAACTTTAAGTCTAATATTTGAACATAGAGGAGATACCTATCATATTCAGAGAACACATGAAAGTAGTTATATTAATGAAGTAAGATGTGAAAATGAAAAAGATTATAAAGATTTTTTAAATAGTTTATTAGTGGATACTGATTATAGTTTTAGAGAAATCTTTACTAGGTTTTTTAGAACAGATAAAACAAGTTATACGGATGCAATAAAACAAGTGTTTAGTGAAGAATCATATAAAAATAATTTAATTAATGCATATTTACTAGGATTAGATTTAGATTATTTAAAAACTAAAAAGAAATTAAAAGTTAAAAGTGATAGATTAAAAGTTTTAATAAAAGAATTGAAAGAAATTCAAAAGAATATAGATAAAGAAAAAGAAATTGAATATGAAGAGAAATTAAAAAGAATTGAGAAAGATCTAGATTCTTTTGAAATAGCAGAAGATTTTAATCAATTGAAAGAAGAAGCTGATATTTTAACTTCTGAAATACAAAAAATAAGAAATCAAACTGCATTTTTTAATAGAGAAATCAGAAATAAACAAAATATTATAAATATTAATAAACAAACAGAAATTGACATATCAAAAATTGAATATATGTATAAAGAAGCAGAGTTTTTTTTAAGTAAAGATGTATTAGCACATATAAATTCTGTAAAAGACTTTCATGAAACACTTTTTAAAAATAGAAGAAATAAAGCAATTAAAGATATAGAATCGTTAAATAAAAAAATAGAAGAAACAAAATCAAAAGAAAAAAATTTAGATATAAGAAGAAGTGAAATTTTTAAATATTTAGAAAATAAAGGTGCATTAGAAGAGTATCATTCTTTAAATAAAGAAAAAGATAGTGTAGTTTCATATTTAAATGAAATTCAAAGAAATCAAAAAGCACTTACAGCATTTAAAAAAGAGCAAGCAGACATAAAAATAGAAATAGACCAATTTAAAAGAGACTTAATTGAATTAGAAGATAATATAAAAGAAAGAATAGAATTTCTAAAAAAATCATTTAGAGAAATATCTGAAGAACATTACGATGATAAACCTGGATATTTAGATATAGAAGTTAATAATAATTTTATTACAGAGAGACTTTATAATATAGTTCCTGTTATAACAGGAGATAGTAGTGATGGAATAAATGAAATGAAAATATTTATATATGATATGCTTATATATAAGTTAAATCCTACTCTAATTGGTTTAATAGGACATGATAATAGGTTATTTGACATGGTTGATGAAAGACAAATAGCAAAAGCTTTTAATTATGTATCAAACAATTTATCTCAATATGTATGTTCAATAAGTGATACTAAAATTGATGAAGTTAAAAAACATATAAATTTAGATTGGGATGAAGTTGTTATCAGAAATTTAAATGAAAAAGACAAACTTTTTGGTTTTGATTTTGAAGAGTAA